From the Anolis sagrei isolate rAnoSag1 chromosome 12, rAnoSag1.mat, whole genome shotgun sequence genome, one window contains:
- the LOC132764455 gene encoding lens fiber membrane intrinsic protein-like yields MLGLMGGGLLCAASGLVLLIVATATDFWIQYRYSGSLCNQGLWRFCMGSKCHPHTITLAFWDTTRAFMILSVICSFAGIILGLTAYSGAVRSIRTRSAGVALLLAGLFALLGISVYTGVTVNFYAKRYAQWRFSWSYILGWIAVILTISAGVFHICAVPRNTSPETSNVASG; encoded by the exons ATGCTGGGACTGATGGGGGGCGGACTCCTCTGCGCCGCCTCAGGGCTGGTCCTCCTCATCGTGGCCACCGCCACCGACTTCTGGATCCAGTACCGCTACTCAGGGAGCCTCTGCAACCAGGGCCTGTGGCGCTTCTGCATGGGGAGCAAGTGCCACCCGCACACCATCACCCTCG CCTTCTGGGACACGACGCGGGCCTTCATGATCCTCTCGGTCATCTGCTCCTTCGCTGGGATCATCTTGGGCCTGACCGCTTACTCCGGCGCCGTCCGTTCAATCCGCACCCGTTCGGCGGGCGTCGCGCTCCTCTTGGCCG GTCTGTTCGCTTTGTTGGGGATTTCGGTGTACACCGGCGTGACGGTCAACTTCTACGCCAAGCGCTACGCCCAGTGGCGCTTCTCCTGGTCCTACATCCTGGGCTGGATCGCGGTCATCCTCACCATCTCTGCAG GAGTCTTCCACATTTGTGCCGTGCCCCGGAACACGTCCCCCGAGACCTCCAACGTGGCCAGCGGCTGA